A single Pirellulales bacterium DNA region contains:
- a CDS encoding PEP-CTERM sorting domain-containing protein → MKKRSQLQQGTNLADQLDTYSASVRANQTAGWWSKRIQRWTPYAAAVGSGLALTTALDAAIIYSGPDSTQVTAGGNGTFGANVYIGGRTFRLVVEHQSSLFSHKGVASFRRGNGDSVLSHAGVGLKRLSQGAVISNGAGGSTAGWGGDFAKLAYRRSAFGNPSPPGGTWEAGQSGFAGIRLNTAHGQTDYGWIRLEWLADTHGDPVTLKDDWAYDDSGAPIAAGAGAAVPEPSSLALVLLAAGSAGVLAWRKRHRTAAPASSAAG, encoded by the coding sequence ATGAAGAAACGATCGCAATTGCAGCAGGGCACGAACCTCGCAGATCAACTCGACACTTATTCGGCGTCGGTGCGAGCCAACCAGACTGCAGGTTGGTGGAGCAAGCGGATCCAACGCTGGACTCCCTATGCGGCCGCAGTTGGCTCGGGCCTCGCCCTGACCACCGCGTTGGACGCTGCCATCATCTATAGCGGACCGGACAGCACGCAGGTTACGGCAGGGGGCAACGGGACGTTTGGCGCCAATGTCTACATTGGTGGGCGGACGTTTCGCCTTGTTGTTGAGCACCAGTCCAGTCTATTTTCGCATAAAGGGGTCGCCAGCTTTCGTCGCGGAAATGGTGATAGCGTTCTTTCTCATGCGGGGGTTGGCTTGAAGCGTCTCTCCCAGGGTGCGGTCATCTCCAATGGCGCGGGCGGTAGCACGGCCGGTTGGGGTGGCGATTTTGCCAAGCTCGCTTACCGACGTTCCGCATTCGGTAATCCTTCTCCTCCGGGAGGCACCTGGGAGGCGGGCCAATCGGGGTTCGCGGGGATTAGGCTCAACACCGCGCATGGCCAAACTGACTATGGCTGGATCCGGTTGGAGTGGCTGGCCGACACGCATGGCGACCCAGTCACGTTGAAAGACGACTGGGCCTACGACGATAGCGGGGCCCCGATCGCCGCCGGCGCCGGGGCCGCCGTCCCCGAGCCGAGCAGTCTCGCGCTGGTATTGCTCGCGGCCGGCTCGGCGGGCGTGCTGGCCTGGCGGAAACGCCACCGAACGGCAGCCCCCGCTTCATCAGCCGCCGGCTGA
- a CDS encoding CRTAC1 family protein: MTKKATDPWFRPPDASVDRRWFLKSIVAATFLAGCDRATPRPDANSPPGPALFRDAAEDTGLIFRHENGMSGAMYMPEVIGSGVALFDYNNDGKLDVFVVQGGVLKPGAKPEPKKGPTHKLFRNDMEILPDGSRVLKFTDVTEEAGLNFADYGMGVVAGDYDGDGFIDLYVTCLGRNRLLHNNGDGTFTDVTETAGVGGDGWNTSAAWVDFDRDGRLDLFVCRYLQWTFDRHRMCQNPASGNDYCGPRSFEPARSRLYRNLGNGRFEEISISSRIASKAGAALGVVCADFNGDGWPDLLVANDGMENHLWINQKDGTFKEEALARGCALDCGGDAEANMGVIAADFHNSGRDDLFITHLITEHATFYRNLGGGQFEDQTTRLGLDAATRAFTGFGACAIDYDNDGRLDIFAANGAVKVLDAQVKAGFQPPLRQRCQLFHNDGGPKLRFAEVTEGAFLKVEDVGRGVACGDFRNNGAVDLVVANNNGPLRLLLNQVRQKNHWLGLRLVDGPVGRRFDVLGAVATLERSGQPSLRRRCATDGSYLSSSDPRVVFGLDNSAAFDCVRVLWPDGSTEAWRGLAADQYHELAKGTGRKEQA; this comes from the coding sequence ATGACCAAAAAGGCAACCGATCCCTGGTTCCGGCCGCCCGACGCCAGCGTGGATCGACGATGGTTTCTCAAAAGCATTGTGGCCGCAACCTTCCTAGCCGGCTGCGACCGTGCCACGCCTCGTCCCGACGCCAACTCTCCGCCGGGACCAGCGCTATTCCGCGACGCCGCCGAGGATACCGGCCTCATCTTCCGTCACGAAAATGGCATGTCGGGGGCGATGTACATGCCTGAAGTGATCGGCTCCGGCGTCGCCCTGTTCGATTACAACAACGACGGCAAGCTCGACGTGTTCGTCGTGCAGGGGGGCGTCCTGAAGCCCGGCGCGAAGCCCGAACCGAAAAAGGGCCCAACGCACAAGCTGTTCCGCAACGACATGGAAATCCTGCCCGACGGCAGCCGCGTCCTTAAGTTTACCGATGTAACCGAGGAGGCCGGGCTGAATTTTGCCGACTACGGGATGGGCGTGGTCGCCGGCGACTACGACGGCGACGGCTTCATCGATCTGTACGTCACCTGCCTGGGCCGCAACCGGTTGCTGCACAACAACGGCGATGGCACCTTCACCGACGTCACCGAAACCGCGGGCGTCGGCGGCGACGGCTGGAACACCAGTGCCGCCTGGGTCGATTTCGACCGCGATGGCCGGCTCGACCTGTTCGTCTGCCGCTACCTGCAGTGGACTTTCGACCGCCACAGGATGTGCCAGAACCCGGCGAGCGGCAACGACTACTGCGGCCCGAGATCGTTCGAACCGGCCCGATCGCGCCTGTATCGCAACTTGGGCAACGGCCGGTTCGAAGAAATATCGATCTCGTCCAGGATCGCGAGCAAAGCCGGCGCGGCGCTGGGTGTGGTCTGCGCCGACTTCAACGGCGACGGTTGGCCGGACCTGCTGGTGGCTAACGATGGGATGGAAAACCACCTCTGGATCAACCAGAAGGACGGCACGTTCAAGGAAGAGGCGCTGGCCCGGGGCTGCGCCCTTGATTGCGGCGGCGACGCCGAGGCCAACATGGGAGTCATCGCCGCCGACTTCCACAACAGCGGCCGGGACGACCTGTTCATCACCCATCTGATCACCGAGCACGCCACCTTCTATCGGAATCTGGGCGGAGGGCAGTTCGAGGACCAGACGACGCGCCTGGGACTGGATGCGGCAACCCGTGCCTTCACCGGCTTTGGCGCCTGTGCCATCGATTACGACAACGACGGCCGCCTAGACATTTTCGCCGCCAACGGGGCGGTGAAGGTGCTCGATGCCCAGGTAAAGGCTGGCTTCCAACCCCCGTTGCGCCAGCGCTGTCAGTTGTTCCACAACGATGGTGGGCCCAAGCTGCGTTTCGCCGAAGTCACCGAAGGCGCCTTCCTGAAGGTGGAGGACGTCGGACGCGGCGTGGCCTGCGGCGATTTCCGTAACAACGGCGCCGTTGACCTGGTGGTGGCCAACAACAACGGACCGCTGCGCTTGCTGCTCAACCAAGTCAGGCAAAAGAACCACTGGCTCGGCCTGCGTCTCGTGGACGGCCCCGTCGGGCGGCGCTTCGATGTGTTGGGAGCGGTGGCGACGCTGGAGCGGAGCGGCCAGCCATCGCTGCGACGGCGCTGTGCCACGGACGGCAGCTACCTGTCATCCAGCGATCCACGCGTGGTGTTCGGCCTGGACAATTCCGCGGCCTTCGACTGCGTCCGCGTGCTTTGGCCGGATGGATCGACGGAGGCGTGGCGGGGTCTGGCGGCGGACCAATATCACGAGCTGGCAAAGGGAACGGGGCGGAAAGAACAAGCGTAG
- a CDS encoding RICIN domain-containing protein: MPTHNSKTFGGAFAARNTAAASILPLLCLLAAIAAARADDPPRLDIHEWSVWLTEPTQNQINALAGYPSAMPGLVDTPRSRRPETEGPSVSPLSLISFSGKPADAVNLSLRMTNGRFLAHWPPADAKNNRLAWNDLKLTAPAAEAPYGFVPDDHWFARARQSNSLQVQRGSRVERFIAYDPELNVPLSLRVDGGPDRYQIINSGKYSLKDVLLIVPASKGRRIGWLDDLPAPKNPAPVKTPPAATGSPNPGGAAVAQALDAVKAATAQLRAASARMQSGADKPADGRFVKLVHVETGKALGIAGDSDEDSAQAELAQDEPNDTRIWKIEKDGDFFKLLNRKSGKVLDVQRESKSEGAAVIQWPDKAEVENQLTQDNQRWSWDGSGAERRLTNKLSNLVLDIDGTGKLVQRLADPGARRQLWRVVEVKEGVKDKSIDILAEVQMSTPLGIDQLNVQAITPLRDRLVAAGLTESETDLLLSLYSKSFFQSREPVLICRLPQATVDEWLPLEVDLGTAKITRVALVLCFKVDPLIRDQVQQLIEQLGDDDYANREQAERKLRDLGRMAIPALKEAVNSPDPERVMRAERLLLCQNERLDGK, from the coding sequence ATGCCCACGCACAATTCGAAGACATTCGGCGGCGCGTTCGCCGCTCGAAATACTGCCGCAGCTTCAATCCTGCCCCTCTTATGCCTCCTGGCCGCCATCGCCGCGGCCCGCGCCGATGACCCACCGCGCCTGGATATTCACGAATGGTCGGTCTGGCTGACAGAGCCCACGCAAAACCAAATCAATGCCCTGGCCGGCTATCCCAGCGCCATGCCCGGATTGGTTGATACGCCGCGCAGCCGCCGCCCCGAGACCGAGGGTCCCAGCGTCTCGCCCCTCAGCCTGATTTCGTTTTCCGGAAAACCCGCCGACGCGGTCAATCTTTCGCTGCGAATGACCAACGGCCGCTTCCTCGCCCATTGGCCGCCGGCCGACGCGAAAAACAACCGCCTGGCATGGAACGATTTGAAGTTGACGGCGCCCGCGGCCGAGGCCCCTTACGGCTTCGTCCCCGACGACCACTGGTTTGCTCGAGCGCGCCAATCGAACAGCCTGCAAGTCCAACGAGGGAGCCGGGTAGAACGCTTCATCGCTTACGATCCGGAACTAAATGTTCCACTGTCGTTGCGCGTCGACGGCGGGCCGGATCGCTACCAGATCATCAATTCGGGCAAGTATTCGCTGAAAGACGTGTTGCTGATCGTGCCTGCATCGAAAGGCCGACGGATCGGCTGGCTCGATGATTTGCCTGCGCCGAAGAATCCCGCTCCCGTCAAGACTCCGCCGGCCGCGACTGGCTCGCCGAATCCCGGCGGTGCGGCGGTGGCCCAGGCGCTCGACGCCGTGAAAGCGGCGACAGCCCAATTGCGCGCCGCCTCCGCTAGGATGCAATCGGGCGCCGATAAGCCCGCCGACGGCAGATTCGTCAAGCTCGTACATGTCGAAACCGGTAAGGCCCTGGGCATCGCTGGCGACTCTGATGAAGATTCTGCCCAAGCTGAATTGGCCCAAGATGAACCGAATGATACGCGCATATGGAAAATCGAAAAAGATGGCGACTTCTTCAAATTGCTCAACCGCAAAAGCGGCAAGGTGCTGGACGTGCAGCGCGAATCGAAATCGGAGGGCGCCGCCGTCATTCAATGGCCCGACAAAGCGGAAGTCGAAAACCAACTTACGCAGGACAACCAGCGGTGGTCCTGGGATGGCAGTGGAGCCGAGCGTCGGCTGACAAATAAGCTGAGCAATCTCGTTCTCGATATCGACGGAACTGGGAAACTGGTCCAGCGCCTCGCCGATCCGGGTGCCAGGCGGCAACTGTGGCGCGTTGTAGAGGTCAAAGAGGGGGTCAAGGATAAGTCGATCGACATCTTGGCCGAAGTGCAAATGAGCACGCCGCTGGGAATAGACCAACTCAACGTGCAAGCGATCACTCCGCTTCGCGACCGGCTCGTTGCCGCCGGCCTAACAGAAAGCGAGACCGACCTCCTCCTTTCCCTGTATAGCAAGTCGTTCTTTCAATCCCGCGAGCCGGTCTTGATCTGCCGATTGCCGCAAGCCACCGTCGACGAATGGCTCCCGCTGGAAGTCGATCTCGGCACCGCGAAAATCACCCGCGTCGCGCTGGTCCTGTGTTTCAAAGTTGACCCGCTGATTCGCGACCAGGTCCAACAGCTTATCGAGCAATTGGGCGACGACGACTATGCCAACCGCGAACAGGCCGAGCGAAAACTCCGCGACCTGGGACGGATGGCCATCCCCGCCCTCAAGGAAGCCGTCAATAGCCCAGACCCCGAACGAGTCATGCGCGCCGAGCGCCTCCTCCTCTGCCAAAACGAGCGCCTGGACGGAAAATAA
- a CDS encoding tetratricopeptide repeat protein, producing MKRLAKIIIARAPDFLLVAILLFCGVLLVRKWLPRSVVAKGPDLTFVDHPATDGMEPIVRDQIHVARAKCDELTATNATRRERGRAWGELGKVYLTYSHSRPAAGCFQNAQALDPDEFRWSYLLAHALERDGTIDEAAGAMQRALKVLQTDAAATPQDQLAGVCFLGDMMVRLNRPIDARRTFEAALAAHPKCAFVLVNLGQLATEAGEPEAAVGYFQRALEVLPGRAEVRRLLAAAYRRQGDVAKAAEYATPGGAMPAPVQYPDPLLAAVTELDRSAKRQNRLGVEHSSAGRNQQAALCFARALQADPENTAAHGNLGIALLKLGRIEEAVQHLEEARRRNPQSEEFRSGLILAHVRQPGAQQIAIDDALAWRKEQPRNLQALNILAQVYFEIQRYLETLNISGEAVRIDPAQPSPFLEQARALAALGRHAEARDRLEQAVKTFPDDETVRHTLARFLVACPDDKQRDAARGLKLSQELFAGLGEVVIGETLALALAENGQFDEAVKRQRWAVQTCGDQAGPALRQRLERELKCLEARQPYREPWPFCNK from the coding sequence ATGAAACGACTGGCCAAAATCATCATCGCACGCGCCCCGGACTTCCTGCTGGTAGCGATACTGCTCTTTTGCGGCGTGTTGCTCGTCCGCAAATGGCTGCCCCGATCTGTCGTGGCGAAAGGCCCGGACCTGACATTTGTGGATCATCCCGCCACCGACGGTATGGAGCCGATTGTCCGCGACCAGATCCATGTGGCCCGTGCAAAGTGCGACGAATTGACGGCGACGAACGCCACGCGCCGAGAGCGCGGCCGCGCCTGGGGCGAGCTGGGCAAGGTCTACTTAACCTACTCCCATTCCCGGCCGGCGGCGGGGTGTTTCCAGAACGCCCAGGCGCTCGACCCCGATGAGTTCCGCTGGAGCTACCTACTGGCCCACGCCCTGGAGCGCGACGGCACGATCGACGAAGCCGCGGGGGCGATGCAGCGTGCACTGAAAGTGTTGCAGACCGATGCCGCCGCTACGCCGCAAGACCAACTCGCCGGCGTGTGCTTCCTCGGTGACATGATGGTGCGGCTGAACCGCCCCATCGATGCCCGGCGCACTTTTGAAGCAGCGCTAGCGGCACATCCAAAGTGCGCCTTTGTCCTCGTCAACCTTGGCCAGTTGGCCACAGAAGCCGGTGAGCCTGAAGCGGCCGTGGGTTATTTCCAGCGTGCCCTAGAGGTGTTGCCCGGCCGAGCAGAGGTACGCCGCCTGCTGGCCGCAGCTTACCGGCGCCAGGGCGATGTGGCGAAAGCCGCCGAGTACGCCACGCCGGGCGGTGCAATGCCCGCTCCGGTGCAATACCCCGACCCGCTGCTCGCCGCGGTCACCGAACTGGACCGCAGCGCAAAGCGACAGAATCGCCTGGGTGTCGAGCATTCCAGCGCGGGCCGCAATCAGCAGGCGGCGCTATGCTTCGCCCGCGCTTTGCAGGCGGATCCAGAAAACACGGCCGCGCACGGCAATCTCGGCATTGCCTTGTTGAAGCTGGGCCGGATCGAAGAAGCCGTCCAGCATCTAGAAGAAGCACGCCGTAGAAATCCGCAAAGCGAGGAATTCCGGTCAGGCTTGATCCTGGCTCACGTTCGCCAGCCGGGCGCACAACAAATCGCAATCGACGACGCCCTGGCCTGGCGCAAGGAGCAGCCCCGAAACCTCCAGGCGCTTAATATTCTCGCGCAAGTTTACTTCGAGATACAACGGTATCTTGAGACTCTGAACATTAGCGGGGAAGCAGTCCGGATCGACCCGGCCCAGCCGTCGCCGTTTCTGGAGCAGGCCAGGGCGCTGGCCGCGCTGGGTCGCCACGCCGAGGCCCGCGACCGGCTCGAACAGGCTGTCAAGACGTTCCCCGACGATGAAACAGTCCGGCACACGCTGGCGCGTTTCCTCGTCGCCTGCCCAGACGACAAGCAACGCGACGCCGCCCGTGGATTGAAGCTGAGCCAGGAGCTGTTTGCCGGTCTTGGTGAGGTAGTCATCGGCGAAACGCTTGCCCTGGCACTGGCCGAAAACGGGCAATTCGACGAGGCCGTGAAGCGCCAACGCTGGGCTGTCCAGACCTGCGGCGATCAGGCGGGACCGGCCTTGCGCCAGCGGCTCGAACGGGAACTGAAGTGCCTGGAAGCGAGGCAGCCGTATCGCGAACCCTGGCCGTTCTGCAACAAGTGA
- a CDS encoding NPCBM/NEW2 domain-containing protein, whose product MTSIIFVAAAAVADLARADDSTAAKSKSREVAVITAADERITGPLADFRSGLLIVDSKPPRSIDLMDLQRLSFGSVAGVAAQWLGQDQHDLVGVGSTASGNGIQDIHLRLTGLPAEKQIKQLRVLLRSPLSAWRLDTAESPDWRLVVERFGNSPMAEVFLEPPASDVFNQQFQITLTYSDGSTEKIACAATTHTSDKLKTGAQTADAEKQLHFKAELGAGDVIVGKLVQMTDESLTLKTTWQPNVRIPLLHVQGLLCEPALPEAASRYQQALVKPGSEDLAIVVAKDGGLAEIPGHLKQWECQQLHFVYEGQEQTIQTARVQALVLAAHPPVHSTAAFQVVRLQTGDTLSGSWVAVNDNSISMNSPWGDTWEIPIESISEIGTRNGNLVHLSDLDPVSVEQVPYFGRLMHYRRDQSLEGSPLKIKGKFYAKGLAVHSRCLLAYTLDGQFANFKTLVGFDDDAGTRGRVNCRVLADGKELFANPDLRADQEPQTLDLSVAGAKLLTLEVDFGENEDTGDRVIWAQPRLFRK is encoded by the coding sequence ATGACGTCGATCATCTTCGTCGCGGCCGCCGCCGTGGCCGACTTGGCCCGCGCCGACGATTCAACCGCCGCCAAATCCAAATCGCGTGAAGTCGCGGTCATTACCGCGGCCGACGAGAGAATCACCGGACCGCTTGCGGATTTTCGTAGCGGCCTGCTCATCGTCGATTCGAAACCCCCGCGATCGATCGATTTGATGGACCTTCAACGCCTCTCCTTCGGTTCCGTGGCCGGGGTTGCCGCGCAGTGGCTCGGCCAGGATCAGCACGATCTGGTCGGCGTCGGCTCAACCGCCTCGGGAAACGGCATCCAGGATATCCACCTTCGCCTGACCGGGCTGCCGGCAGAAAAACAAATCAAGCAACTGCGAGTCCTCCTCCGCTCGCCGCTTTCGGCCTGGCGGCTGGATACGGCCGAGTCGCCCGACTGGCGGCTGGTCGTCGAGCGCTTCGGCAATTCGCCGATGGCCGAAGTGTTTCTCGAGCCCCCCGCCTCCGACGTCTTCAATCAGCAGTTTCAAATCACGCTGACTTACTCCGACGGTTCCACGGAAAAAATCGCCTGCGCCGCCACGACGCACACGAGCGACAAGCTAAAAACGGGGGCCCAAACCGCGGATGCTGAAAAGCAACTGCATTTCAAAGCCGAACTGGGCGCCGGCGACGTCATCGTCGGCAAGCTAGTGCAAATGACGGACGAGAGCCTAACGCTGAAAACGACCTGGCAACCCAATGTGCGAATTCCGCTACTACATGTTCAGGGCTTGCTTTGCGAACCCGCCCTACCGGAAGCGGCCAGCCGCTATCAACAGGCCCTGGTAAAGCCCGGCAGTGAAGATCTCGCGATCGTCGTCGCCAAAGACGGCGGCCTGGCCGAAATTCCTGGCCACTTGAAGCAATGGGAATGCCAACAGCTTCACTTCGTCTACGAGGGCCAAGAGCAGACCATCCAAACCGCGCGTGTGCAGGCCCTGGTTTTGGCCGCTCATCCGCCAGTCCATTCCACGGCCGCCTTTCAGGTCGTTCGCCTGCAAACGGGCGACACTCTGTCGGGTTCATGGGTGGCGGTCAACGACAACAGCATTTCCATGAATAGCCCCTGGGGCGATACGTGGGAAATTCCAATCGAAAGCATTTCGGAAATCGGCACCCGCAACGGCAACCTCGTTCATTTGTCCGATCTCGATCCAGTTTCCGTCGAACAAGTGCCTTATTTCGGCCGCCTTATGCATTATCGCCGCGACCAGTCCTTGGAGGGCAGCCCCTTGAAGATCAAAGGCAAGTTCTATGCCAAGGGCTTGGCGGTCCACTCGCGTTGTCTGCTCGCCTACACACTGGACGGCCAATTTGCCAATTTCAAAACGTTGGTTGGCTTCGATGACGACGCCGGGACTCGCGGCCGTGTCAACTGCCGAGTGCTGGCCGATGGTAAGGAACTCTTCGCCAATCCCGACCTCCGCGCCGACCAGGAACCGCAAACCCTCGACCTTTCCGTCGCCGGAGCCAAGCTTCTAACACTGGAAGTCGATTTCGGCGAAAACGAAGATACAGGCGATCGCGTCATCTGGGCCCAACCGCGCTTGTTCCGCAAATAG